A single window of uncultured Pseudodesulfovibrio sp. DNA harbors:
- a CDS encoding bifunctional (p)ppGpp synthetase/guanosine-3',5'-bis(diphosphate) 3'-pyrophosphohydrolase, which yields MIRINQITDKVASYIDNPDLDLIQRAYVFSAQAHDGVVRRSGEPYISHPMNVANLLADMQLDEATVAAGLLHDTVEDTDTTVDEIEDLFGADVADIVDGVTKISKMDFESKAVQQAENIRKLILAMAEDIRVLMVKLADRLHNMRTLEFMKPVKQRLIAQETQDIYAPLANRLGLHRVKTELEDLCLRYLKPDVFSQLSEAVSEHRAAGEPYIEKVIGLINEMLKKNKMKGMVNGRTKHLHSIHVKMEQQGLTFDEIYDLIAFRIILKSLKDCYAVLGLIHAVWRPVAGRFKDYISIPKANMYQSLHSTVIGPDGERIEFQIRTEEMNQIAEYGVAAHWQYKEVGKGIKKGKATGTRDAERYTWLKQIMDWQRELSDPREFMSSLRLEMFQEEVYVFTPNGDIKELPDGATPVDFAYAIHSEVGDKCAGAKINGRIVPLHTTLKNGDSVEVITDKNRMPSRDWLKFVKTAKARTRIKQYIRTVERERSIALAKELLEKEGRRVGINVQKAMKDGEFLKLAEEFNCGSVDDLLSQVGFSRFTPRKVIKRLYALMHGETLDERKVKKATEDEGKKKPKTDGLQISGVDNVLVRFASCCTPLPGEPIIGYITRGRGVTVHRIDCHNVKNFEDERLLQVTWEGVEEKPYPAKIKVKCLNKPGMLGKICSMLAEMEVNIDSGSFESNVDGTSKLHFTVEVKDLNQLYSALAQVKKLKAVQEALRVS from the coding sequence ATGATTCGCATCAACCAGATCACCGACAAGGTGGCCTCATACATTGATAATCCAGACTTGGATTTGATTCAGCGGGCGTATGTCTTTTCCGCGCAGGCCCATGACGGTGTGGTGCGCCGTTCCGGGGAACCGTATATATCCCATCCCATGAATGTGGCCAATTTGTTGGCCGACATGCAACTTGATGAAGCCACGGTAGCCGCCGGGCTTTTGCATGATACCGTTGAGGATACCGATACTACGGTCGATGAAATTGAAGATCTGTTCGGTGCGGATGTTGCTGACATTGTTGATGGCGTGACCAAGATCAGCAAGATGGACTTTGAGTCTAAGGCCGTTCAACAGGCAGAGAATATTCGTAAGCTTATTCTTGCCATGGCCGAAGATATTCGCGTGCTCATGGTTAAATTGGCTGACAGACTGCACAACATGCGTACCTTGGAGTTCATGAAGCCGGTCAAGCAGCGGCTTATTGCTCAGGAAACACAGGATATTTACGCACCACTCGCCAACCGTCTGGGGTTGCACCGGGTCAAGACAGAGTTGGAAGACTTGTGTTTGCGGTATCTTAAGCCGGATGTTTTTTCTCAGTTGAGTGAAGCCGTGTCTGAACATCGGGCTGCCGGTGAACCATATATTGAGAAAGTCATCGGACTGATCAATGAGATGCTCAAAAAGAACAAGATGAAGGGCATGGTTAACGGTCGGACAAAGCATCTGCACTCCATTCATGTAAAAATGGAACAGCAGGGACTGACTTTTGATGAAATCTACGACCTGATCGCATTTCGTATCATTCTGAAGTCCTTGAAAGACTGTTATGCCGTTCTTGGTCTTATTCACGCGGTGTGGCGGCCTGTTGCCGGACGGTTTAAAGATTATATTTCTATTCCCAAGGCGAATATGTACCAGTCGCTTCACTCCACGGTCATCGGGCCGGACGGTGAGCGAATCGAGTTTCAGATCCGTACTGAGGAGATGAACCAGATCGCTGAATATGGTGTGGCTGCTCACTGGCAATACAAGGAAGTGGGCAAGGGCATCAAAAAGGGTAAGGCTACCGGCACTCGTGATGCGGAGCGATATACCTGGCTCAAGCAGATTATGGATTGGCAACGAGAGCTTTCTGATCCTCGTGAGTTCATGTCTTCTCTGCGTTTGGAAATGTTTCAGGAAGAAGTCTACGTTTTTACGCCTAACGGTGACATTAAGGAGTTGCCGGATGGGGCCACGCCTGTGGATTTCGCGTATGCCATTCACTCGGAAGTGGGCGACAAGTGTGCCGGAGCCAAGATTAATGGACGCATTGTACCATTACATACCACGCTCAAGAATGGTGATTCCGTTGAGGTTATCACAGACAAGAACCGAATGCCGAGCCGCGATTGGTTGAAGTTCGTCAAGACCGCCAAGGCGCGGACCCGTATCAAGCAATATATCCGTACTGTTGAGCGCGAACGGTCAATAGCTCTTGCCAAGGAATTACTTGAGAAGGAAGGTCGTCGCGTCGGCATTAATGTGCAGAAGGCGATGAAGGACGGTGAATTCCTTAAGCTGGCCGAGGAATTCAATTGTGGAAGTGTGGATGATCTTTTAAGTCAGGTCGGCTTTTCTCGGTTTACACCCCGCAAGGTTATAAAGCGTTTGTACGCGCTTATGCACGGTGAGACGCTGGATGAGCGTAAGGTCAAGAAGGCTACCGAAGACGAGGGCAAGAAGAAACCCAAGACGGATGGCTTACAGATTTCTGGTGTGGACAATGTACTTGTTCGTTTTGCCAGTTGTTGCACGCCGCTACCGGGTGAACCTATTATTGGCTACATTACCCGAGGCCGCGGTGTGACTGTACATCGCATCGACTGCCATAACGTCAAGAATTTTGAAGACGAGCGGTTATTGCAGGTCACATGGGAAGGTGTTGAAGAGAAGCCTTATCCGGCCAAGATCAAGGTCAAGTGTCTCAATAAGCCCGGTATGCTTGGCAAGATATGCTCCATGTTGGCTGAAATGGAAGTCAATATTGATTCCGGGAGTTTTGAATCCAATGTTGACGGTACGTCCAAATTGCATTTTACAGTGGAAGTCAAAGACCTCAATCAATTGTATTCCGCATTGGCTCAGGTCAAAAAACTCAAGGCCGTGCAAGAGGCTTTGCGCGTTTCCTGA
- a CDS encoding cytochrome c3 family protein has product MYRFIMILTTLCVLTLAPMGLAATEAPGDLKLGPPESIKTTKTLVDFSHAKHDAAKIDCASCHHTWDGTSAIQSCATPGCHDQPGKKGVTAFYTAFHAKKSDKSCLGCHKIVKKRDGKPVPVSCKSCHPK; this is encoded by the coding sequence ATGTACCGCTTTATCATGATCTTAACGACACTATGTGTCCTGACCCTGGCCCCCATGGGGCTTGCTGCTACCGAGGCTCCCGGAGACCTGAAGCTTGGACCGCCAGAAAGTATAAAGACGACCAAGACACTGGTTGATTTTTCTCATGCCAAGCATGATGCAGCCAAGATCGACTGTGCGAGCTGCCACCACACATGGGATGGTACGAGCGCCATTCAGTCCTGTGCCACTCCCGGATGTCACGATCAACCCGGCAAGAAGGGCGTAACCGCTTTTTACACAGCCTTCCACGCCAAGAAGTCGGACAAGAGCTGTCTCGGCTGCCACAAGATCGTGAAGAAGCGTGACGGCAAGCCTGTTCCGGTCAGTTGCAAGTCTTGTCACCCAAAGTAA
- a CDS encoding amino acid ABC transporter permease, whose product MIKRYFEKIWVQNLALLTMVGALTYYFAFIFEFKYDFDWAVFFVEGQYGHMGHLMVNGLNSTLTITLYSAVIALAFGTIFGLARLSSFKPVYWLATCYVELFRNTPLLIQLFFWNFALPYAFPEEIRFKLFEMDFEFWCATIGCGIFTGAFMAEIIRAGIQSIPKGLLEASYSSGLSFTQTLRKVILPLAFREIIPPLGSEFLNNMKNTSLAMTIGVTELFWSMQEVLSLTYRTFESFIVATAIYLLLSLIIACFMNIVNEKLKIMPRDRITVLRRIADMLFLPVDVIGNGLEYIFWYLRKSPEQKTVSPIARIFKSSIKTLILGAKILFVAALGYLFYVLGTALMNFNYEIIWANLPALLIWRFPNGDSSEFFMGLGGLSGSLLMAIISITGSFFIGLIIGMGRTAKNNAIKIPCTLYIELVRGVPLVLVILWFYQVILDFVFKLEIHAFWAGTIALTFFFGAYIAETVRGGIENIPPGQVEAAKASGLSYFQTMRKIVLPQALKQMLPALVGMFIAAFKDTALVYIIGVMDLTRAAYAVNNRTMIYPFEIYTTVIVLYFIFSYVMSLYAKRLERKLSPENVRISM is encoded by the coding sequence ATGATAAAACGGTATTTCGAGAAAATCTGGGTCCAAAATCTTGCGTTGCTGACCATGGTCGGCGCGTTGACCTATTACTTCGCCTTCATTTTCGAATTCAAATATGACTTTGACTGGGCTGTATTCTTCGTGGAAGGACAGTATGGTCACATGGGTCATCTCATGGTCAACGGACTCAATTCGACCTTGACGATCACCCTCTATTCCGCTGTCATCGCTTTGGCATTCGGTACAATTTTCGGTCTAGCCAGACTGTCCAGTTTCAAACCGGTCTACTGGCTAGCTACCTGCTATGTGGAGCTGTTCCGCAACACCCCTCTGCTTATCCAGCTCTTTTTCTGGAACTTTGCACTCCCATACGCATTTCCTGAAGAAATTCGGTTCAAGCTCTTTGAAATGGATTTCGAATTCTGGTGTGCCACCATCGGTTGCGGTATTTTCACTGGTGCTTTCATGGCGGAAATCATCCGCGCGGGAATACAATCCATTCCCAAAGGCTTGTTGGAAGCATCATACTCTTCCGGCCTCAGCTTCACCCAGACCCTGCGTAAGGTCATCCTTCCACTGGCATTCCGTGAAATCATCCCGCCTCTGGGCAGCGAATTTCTCAACAACATGAAAAACACTTCTCTGGCCATGACCATCGGTGTAACCGAATTGTTCTGGTCCATGCAGGAAGTGCTCTCGCTCACATACCGTACTTTTGAATCATTCATCGTAGCCACGGCTATCTATCTGCTACTTTCCCTGATCATCGCCTGCTTCATGAACATCGTGAATGAAAAGTTGAAGATCATGCCGCGCGACAGAATAACCGTACTTCGCAGAATCGCAGACATGCTCTTCCTGCCTGTAGACGTTATTGGCAATGGTTTGGAATACATATTCTGGTATCTCAGGAAATCTCCTGAACAAAAAACAGTGTCCCCGATCGCCCGGATTTTCAAATCGTCCATAAAGACCCTCATTTTGGGAGCCAAAATCCTATTTGTCGCGGCTTTGGGATATTTATTCTACGTGCTCGGCACCGCCCTCATGAATTTCAATTACGAAATTATCTGGGCCAACCTGCCGGCATTGCTCATCTGGCGATTCCCTAATGGAGACAGTTCCGAGTTCTTCATGGGACTGGGAGGCCTATCAGGTTCCCTGCTGATGGCGATTATTTCCATTACTGGCAGTTTCTTCATCGGACTCATTATTGGCATGGGGCGTACGGCTAAAAACAACGCCATTAAAATCCCTTGCACGCTTTACATTGAATTAGTCCGTGGTGTCCCGCTTGTTCTGGTCATCCTCTGGTTCTATCAGGTCATTCTCGACTTCGTCTTCAAGCTTGAAATCCACGCCTTCTGGGCGGGTACCATCGCACTGACATTCTTTTTCGGTGCATACATCGCCGAAACAGTCCGTGGAGGTATCGAAAACATCCCTCCCGGTCAGGTGGAAGCAGCCAAGGCATCTGGTCTCAGCTATTTTCAAACCATGCGAAAGATCGTCCTGCCTCAGGCCCTCAAACAGATGCTCCCGGCCCTTGTCGGCATGTTCATCGCGGCCTTCAAGGACACGGCTCTGGTGTACATCATCGGCGTCATGGACCTGACCCGTGCAGCTTATGCCGTCAACAACCGGACAATGATCTATCCTTTTGAAATCTACACAACGGTTATCGTGCTGTACTTCATATTCAGCTACGTCATGAGTCTGTATGCAAAACGGTTGGAAAGAAAACTCAGCCCGGAAAACGTCCGCATTTCAATGTAG
- a CDS encoding ABC transporter substrate-binding protein, translating into MRVLKITVMAALLVMAASVAFAGPTYDRVMSTKVVKAGLSNQGIPFGFIDDKNEWVGFDVDMAAEIAKRLGCKLEKTVVNNNTRISFVQTTPSKVDMVLANMTHKRVRDEKIDFSITYFFDGQKFLAKKGTVKDVKDLAKMKVGSMQGTTSIVNVTAYLKSLGNANPKVIGYDGEVAMFEALRSGRVQAISTDSTLLLGYAAKVPGQFELVGEFISDEPYGIGLPQDDSAWRDAVNFAIQDIWKDGTYQKIYDKWFGPDSKYPFPLTSKIEMWP; encoded by the coding sequence ATGAGAGTTCTCAAAATCACCGTCATGGCAGCATTGCTGGTCATGGCAGCTTCCGTAGCTTTCGCAGGTCCGACCTACGATCGCGTTATGTCCACAAAGGTCGTCAAAGCCGGGCTGTCCAATCAGGGTATCCCCTTCGGCTTCATTGATGACAAGAACGAGTGGGTCGGTTTCGATGTCGATATGGCTGCTGAAATTGCCAAGCGTCTCGGCTGCAAGCTCGAAAAGACTGTTGTGAATAACAACACCCGTATTTCCTTTGTACAGACCACACCGTCCAAGGTTGACATGGTTCTGGCAAACATGACCCACAAACGCGTACGCGACGAGAAGATTGATTTCTCCATCACCTACTTCTTCGATGGTCAGAAGTTCCTGGCCAAAAAAGGCACAGTCAAAGACGTCAAGGATCTGGCTAAGATGAAAGTCGGTTCCATGCAGGGTACCACCTCCATCGTCAACGTGACTGCCTACCTGAAGTCTCTGGGCAACGCCAACCCCAAGGTCATCGGTTACGACGGTGAAGTCGCCATGTTCGAAGCCCTGCGCTCCGGTCGTGTACAGGCTATCTCCACTGACTCCACCTTGCTGCTCGGCTACGCTGCCAAGGTCCCCGGCCAGTTCGAACTGGTTGGTGAATTCATTTCTGACGAACCTTACGGCATCGGCCTGCCCCAGGACGATTCTGCATGGCGCGACGCTGTCAACTTCGCCATTCAGGACATCTGGAAAGACGGTACCTACCAGAAGATCTACGACAAGTGGTTCGGCCCGGATTCCAAGTACCCCTTCCCGCTGACTTCCAAGATCGAAATGTGGCCCTAA
- a CDS encoding amino acid ABC transporter ATP-binding protein: MISFKGVNKWYGDFQVLKNINLNIAKGEVVVVCGPSGSGKSTMIRCINRLEPIQEGDITVDGMNVSDPRTNMTLLRAEVGFVFQQFNLYPHMTVMENITLAPTMVRGMSRGEATAIGMDLLKKVDIPDKAGAYPSQLSGGQQQRVAIARGLAMQPKIMLFDEPTSALDPEMINEVLDVMKSLAREGMTMICVTHEMGFAREVADRVIFMDEGNLVEENTPEEFFNNPQSDRTKDFLSKILSH; encoded by the coding sequence GTGATTTCTTTCAAAGGTGTTAACAAGTGGTATGGGGACTTTCAGGTCCTCAAAAATATCAACCTGAACATTGCCAAAGGCGAAGTCGTCGTCGTTTGTGGCCCGTCCGGGTCCGGCAAATCTACCATGATCCGGTGTATCAACCGGTTAGAGCCAATTCAGGAAGGCGACATTACAGTCGACGGAATGAACGTATCCGACCCACGTACAAACATGACCCTGCTCCGGGCAGAAGTCGGTTTTGTATTCCAGCAGTTCAATCTCTATCCGCACATGACGGTTATGGAGAACATCACGCTGGCACCCACCATGGTTCGCGGCATGAGCCGCGGCGAAGCCACTGCCATCGGTATGGACCTTCTCAAGAAGGTAGATATCCCCGACAAGGCCGGGGCGTATCCATCCCAACTGTCAGGCGGTCAGCAGCAGCGCGTTGCCATTGCTCGCGGTCTGGCGATGCAGCCCAAGATCATGCTCTTTGACGAGCCAACATCCGCGCTCGACCCGGAAATGATCAACGAAGTGCTGGATGTCATGAAATCGCTGGCCCGTGAAGGCATGACCATGATCTGCGTCACCCATGAAATGGGCTTTGCCCGAGAAGTGGCGGACCGGGTCATATTTATGGACGAAGGGAATCTCGTTGAAGAAAACACGCCTGAGGAATTCTTCAATAATCCGCAGAGTGATCGGACCAAAGATTTCCTGAGCAAGATTCTCAGCCACTAG
- a CDS encoding L-serine ammonia-lyase has protein sequence MPPVKTSIFQLLKIGPGPSSSHTIGPMKAGYYFMKLVRNLPKEDRLRSDGLTIRLFGSLSATGEGHGTRRAVMSGLLGFLPDTCHPNVLEEFDDKDQEFELDLDGKALSYRPRDMIFDAVQHDYPHSNTMIFSLKAGKKTLLERTYYSIGGGFLHWEGRKEPKRGEPAYPYKTMAQLKEHLRNNSMRLHELILANEKAITGMSEEEIFAGLDHIVEVMERAVELGIQSTGSLPGPIGLQRKAAVMYEQAKAEHFQGPGFVKAFNAYAMAASEENASGHCVVTAPTCGAAGVIPSIIFMLKRHMGALQKEIHEGLLAAIAIGFLCKHNASISGAEVGCQGEVGVASAMAAALLAYARGYRFQVTENAAEIAMEHHLGLTCDPVGGYVQIPCIERNAMGAIKAYNAYLIATTLDESYQRVDLDKAIEAMAQTGRDMSRKYKETSLAGLAQSVTEC, from the coding sequence ATGCCACCAGTCAAGACATCCATATTTCAACTTTTGAAGATCGGCCCCGGCCCCTCCAGCTCCCACACCATTGGCCCCATGAAAGCGGGCTATTACTTTATGAAACTTGTCCGCAATCTTCCCAAGGAAGACCGATTGCGCTCAGACGGGTTGACTATCCGGCTCTTCGGTTCTCTGTCTGCCACGGGTGAAGGTCATGGCACTCGCCGGGCAGTCATGTCCGGTTTGCTCGGCTTTCTGCCCGACACATGCCATCCTAATGTATTGGAAGAATTCGACGACAAGGATCAGGAATTTGAGCTGGACCTCGACGGCAAGGCTCTCTCATACCGTCCTCGTGACATGATTTTTGATGCCGTCCAGCATGATTACCCACATTCAAACACAATGATCTTTTCGCTCAAGGCAGGAAAAAAGACTCTGCTTGAACGTACGTACTATTCCATCGGTGGAGGATTCCTGCATTGGGAAGGCAGAAAAGAACCCAAGCGTGGCGAACCTGCCTACCCGTATAAAACCATGGCTCAACTCAAAGAGCATCTGCGAAACAACTCCATGAGGCTCCACGAACTCATCCTGGCCAATGAAAAGGCTATTACGGGCATGAGTGAAGAAGAAATATTCGCGGGACTGGACCATATCGTCGAAGTCATGGAACGCGCCGTGGAACTTGGAATCCAAAGCACAGGCTCACTCCCCGGTCCTATAGGACTCCAACGAAAAGCAGCCGTCATGTATGAGCAGGCCAAGGCTGAACATTTTCAAGGACCGGGATTCGTCAAAGCCTTTAACGCATACGCCATGGCTGCTTCAGAGGAAAACGCTTCCGGCCACTGTGTCGTCACCGCTCCGACCTGTGGTGCGGCCGGGGTAATTCCCTCAATCATATTCATGCTCAAGCGACATATGGGAGCCTTGCAAAAAGAAATACACGAAGGACTTCTTGCCGCCATAGCCATCGGTTTTCTCTGCAAGCACAACGCGTCCATTTCCGGTGCCGAAGTCGGATGTCAGGGCGAAGTCGGCGTAGCCTCGGCCATGGCCGCAGCCCTCCTTGCCTATGCTCGGGGGTATCGCTTTCAGGTGACCGAAAACGCCGCTGAAATCGCCATGGAACACCACCTTGGCCTGACTTGTGATCCGGTCGGTGGATATGTGCAAATTCCCTGCATCGAACGAAACGCCATGGGCGCCATCAAAGCGTATAACGCCTACCTTATCGCAACCACTCTGGACGAATCATATCAAAGAGTCGATCTGGATAAGGCCATTGAAGCCATGGCCCAGACAGGCCGAGACATGTCTCGCAAATACAAAGAAACGTCATTGGCAGGTCTCGCGCAGAGTGTCACCGAATGCTAA
- a CDS encoding glycosyltransferase, whose amino-acid sequence MKDYLLFGTRGHNHLLAAAQKAFTLANGAGAGASSLIELGSRLFCMAWAEFPLNAPLASEVVKLYEGIPAVRQMMTPHSVAVAKRIVLLGHGEGNLKASVLFAQGQYAALDECLMNSARGNKVLPVVRQAMLYQGLLSKWGWLEGFIQRVLAPVEPELAQLLLAESLLAHGKCKGAVRAYEPLLEKLGATIVGFNLATAYANIGQNEKAMALLQNLLEEFPQHTSALLFMDSLLFPAKRDVRLDGKCVVCIYSYNKADELGRTLESVLASDLSKSVGDVSVRVLVNGSEDESLKIVKAAQSRFNGELDIVDLPVNVGAPAARNWLIDAAGKDEAEWVVFLDDDVIVPHDWLLGLAAGTEEFPDAGVWGCRVRDAVSPSITQHADGFVLSREDAAKQDGRVVLHEPSTECLIPSQLNYRRYASSVTGCCHLFRLDELHKRRGFDLLFSPSQFDDLDMDLRMLCDGKPAAYLGNVEITHLRVSNHLQALSEAAERQSCNHRQLLEDRHEGHLESILTTQLTYLRADIATKKARLQKAGLLPDDS is encoded by the coding sequence TTGAAGGATTATCTGCTTTTCGGGACAAGGGGCCACAACCATCTGCTTGCTGCTGCGCAAAAAGCCTTTACCTTGGCCAATGGAGCCGGTGCAGGAGCCTCTTCGTTGATAGAGCTCGGATCTCGACTTTTCTGCATGGCTTGGGCGGAGTTTCCTTTGAACGCGCCATTAGCCAGTGAAGTCGTAAAGCTTTATGAAGGAATTCCTGCTGTCAGGCAAATGATGACGCCTCATTCCGTGGCGGTTGCCAAACGTATTGTTTTGTTGGGCCATGGAGAAGGTAATCTCAAAGCTTCTGTCCTTTTTGCCCAAGGACAATATGCAGCACTTGATGAGTGCCTGATGAACTCGGCCCGTGGAAACAAGGTCTTGCCTGTTGTTCGGCAGGCCATGTTGTATCAGGGCCTTCTTTCAAAGTGGGGTTGGCTAGAAGGTTTTATACAGCGCGTTCTCGCACCAGTGGAACCAGAACTTGCGCAATTGTTGCTGGCAGAATCCCTCTTGGCGCACGGGAAATGTAAAGGGGCGGTCAGGGCGTATGAGCCGTTGCTGGAAAAGTTGGGGGCGACAATTGTCGGGTTTAATCTTGCTACGGCCTATGCCAACATCGGTCAGAATGAAAAGGCCATGGCTTTACTCCAGAACTTGTTGGAAGAATTTCCTCAGCACACATCCGCCTTGTTGTTCATGGACAGTTTGCTCTTTCCTGCGAAAAGAGATGTTCGTTTGGATGGGAAATGTGTGGTGTGTATTTATTCATATAATAAAGCGGATGAACTTGGCCGAACGCTTGAAAGTGTACTGGCTTCCGATTTGAGCAAGAGTGTCGGGGATGTTTCCGTGCGAGTGCTTGTGAATGGGAGCGAAGACGAGAGTCTGAAAATTGTGAAAGCGGCCCAGTCCCGTTTCAATGGTGAACTGGATATCGTTGATCTCCCTGTAAATGTGGGAGCGCCTGCGGCACGAAATTGGCTGATAGACGCTGCCGGGAAAGATGAGGCCGAGTGGGTTGTTTTTCTTGATGACGATGTCATTGTTCCGCACGATTGGTTGCTTGGTCTTGCGGCTGGGACCGAAGAATTTCCTGATGCCGGAGTTTGGGGTTGCCGGGTTCGTGACGCTGTTTCCCCCAGTATTACACAGCATGCGGACGGTTTTGTTCTGAGTCGTGAAGATGCCGCGAAACAGGACGGGCGGGTCGTGCTCCATGAACCTTCGACAGAGTGTTTGATCCCGTCACAGTTGAATTATCGACGCTACGCGTCTTCAGTTACCGGATGTTGTCATCTTTTCAGGTTAGATGAATTGCATAAGAGAAGGGGGTTTGACTTGCTTTTTTCTCCGAGTCAGTTTGATGATCTGGATATGGATTTGCGAATGCTTTGTGATGGTAAACCGGCTGCGTATCTCGGAAATGTTGAGATTACACATTTACGAGTTTCAAACCATCTTCAGGCGTTGTCAGAGGCGGCAGAGCGACAGAGCTGCAATCATCGACAGTTGTTGGAAGATAGGCACGAAGGTCATCTTGAGTCCATACTCACCACGCAACTTACATATCTTCGAGCGGACATTGCCACCAAGAAAGCACGGCTTCAAAAAGCCGGCTTGCTCCCTGATGATTCGTGA
- a CDS encoding peptidoglycan-binding domain-containing protein, giving the protein MNIKSPILFITLLVILGFTSGCVTSGSSTKAPATPTYQPQITGEKSLYPDEQVAVTTLTLAKQGILPQNGVISMAPDATVTLTQPVAGFSVMKEGVTGIRQLQNGDIAVEVLCEYQDSLGRKASMLDMATYTLRQPTGQEAKTVSENMVAEHKITMNKCTPEMQQQTMESIKTFQTSVGLSPDGILSPQTAMAMVQGMEFQEFTGLISAPIYSTTPRFEIYFIDEVVAKSAPDTYLKGFNSLEAVRIKAIPASQFAARAKSGGKYLALIYFMDQLPKDTPIQIGLSEFSTRKDNDRKATMKPMYATGQDWPVVVAPFSLKKVNSKLYAHVLISGKIAGTTKLK; this is encoded by the coding sequence ATGAACATCAAATCCCCCATTCTCTTCATTACACTTTTGGTGATCCTGGGCTTCACCTCAGGATGTGTTACTAGCGGCTCATCAACAAAGGCTCCGGCTACGCCGACTTACCAACCTCAAATAACAGGTGAAAAAAGCCTTTATCCAGATGAGCAAGTAGCTGTAACGACACTGACATTAGCAAAACAGGGCATCCTTCCTCAAAACGGTGTTATCTCCATGGCTCCGGATGCGACAGTCACACTAACTCAACCCGTGGCCGGATTCTCCGTTATGAAGGAAGGAGTCACGGGTATTCGACAACTTCAAAATGGTGACATAGCTGTGGAAGTATTGTGCGAATACCAAGACTCACTCGGACGAAAAGCTTCCATGCTTGATATGGCAACGTACACCCTTCGCCAACCTACTGGACAAGAAGCAAAAACAGTGTCTGAAAACATGGTCGCCGAACACAAAATCACCATGAATAAATGTACACCGGAAATGCAACAGCAAACCATGGAATCCATCAAAACATTCCAAACTTCCGTAGGACTCTCACCAGATGGTATACTCAGCCCGCAAACGGCAATGGCGATGGTTCAAGGGATGGAATTCCAGGAATTCACCGGATTAATATCTGCTCCGATATATTCAACAACCCCACGATTTGAAATATATTTCATTGATGAAGTCGTGGCGAAAAGCGCACCGGACACCTATCTCAAGGGATTCAACAGCTTGGAAGCAGTACGAATCAAAGCAATTCCAGCCTCCCAATTCGCAGCCAGAGCAAAAAGCGGTGGAAAATACCTCGCCTTGATCTACTTCATGGATCAACTTCCTAAAGACACCCCGATTCAGATTGGACTCTCAGAGTTCAGCACCAGAAAAGATAATGACAGGAAAGCCACTATGAAACCCATGTATGCCACAGGACAGGATTGGCCTGTGGTCGTCGCTCCATTCAGTTTAAAAAAAGTTAATTCCAAACTGTACGCGCATGTTTTGATCAGTGGCAAAATAGCTGGAACAACAAAATTGAAATAA
- a CDS encoding superoxide dismutase [Ni], giving the protein MRIVLRVGFLLVVCLSVVMLPRQALTHCQVPCGIYDDNARVVAMMEDVTTVRKAVTMLNELVGKTDVQSKQQFIRWVMNKEAHSQRIISAIADYFLTQRVKPDQKDYVERLKKHHAVILAAMKVKQNATMEPVDTLEKCVKALLEYYPEK; this is encoded by the coding sequence ATGAGAATTGTACTACGGGTAGGGTTCTTGTTGGTTGTTTGTCTCTCTGTCGTGATGCTCCCTCGACAGGCGTTAACACATTGTCAGGTACCGTGTGGTATTTATGACGACAATGCGCGTGTTGTTGCCATGATGGAAGATGTGACGACAGTTCGTAAAGCCGTGACCATGCTTAATGAGTTGGTCGGAAAGACTGACGTTCAATCAAAACAGCAGTTCATTCGTTGGGTCATGAACAAGGAAGCACACTCACAAAGAATTATCAGTGCGATAGCAGATTATTTTTTGACCCAGCGCGTCAAACCAGATCAGAAAGATTATGTTGAGCGATTGAAAAAACATCATGCCGTTATTCTGGCTGCCATGAAAGTCAAACAGAACGCCACCATGGAACCTGTTGATACTTTGGAAAAATGCGTGAAGGCACTGCTGGAGTATTACCCAGAGAAGTAA